The following are from one region of the Corylus avellana chromosome ca1, CavTom2PMs-1.0 genome:
- the LOC132165907 gene encoding cytochrome P450 71A1-like, with translation MATALLSLLQQSWQELQKVPFNPLLSLVFLIPFLYVFKRITSGKPNLPPSPPKLPIIGNLHQLGTLPHRSLRALSDKYGPLMFLYIGSAPTLVVSSAKMAREVMKTHDIIFSNRPQTTAAKILVYGCIDVGFSPYGEYWRQARKICVLELLSNKCVQSFQYVKEEEAEELINKIHDTCLKGGSVNLSEMFITTSNNIASRCILGRKFEEENGKSKFGELSGRAMVSFVAFCFGDFFPSFGWIDVLTGVIPSLKALAREFDALFDQVIEEHKTKNSDDDQPNKLDFVEILLRLQKNSMLDFELTNDNLKAILIDMILGGTDTSSTTLEWLMAELIKHPNIMKKAQEEVRRVVGKKSKIDENDINQMDYLKRVLKETLRVHPPGPLLLPRETSANVKFEGYDIPPKTRVIVNSWAIQRDPTVWERPEEFLPDRFKDNPIDFKGQDFGFIPFGAGRRGCPGLAFGVSSIEYVIANILYWFDWKLPGDNVHGEDLDFSEANGLTVTRKIPLHLVPTLHSP, from the exons ATGGCCACGGCTCTACTATCATTACTGCAACAATCATGGCAAGAGCTGCAAAAAGTACCCTTCAATCCACTCCTCTCGCTTGTTTTTCTCATCCCTTTTCTCTATGTTTTCAAGCGTATTACAAGTGGCAAACCCAATTTACCTCCATCCCCACCAAAGCTACCAATCATCGGCAACCTGCACCAGCTTGGCACACTCCCACACCGTTCTCTTCGAGCCCTTTCTGACAAGTACGGCCCTCTAATGTTCTTATACATAGGCAGTGCTCCAACCCTTGTGGTGTCATCTGCCAAAATGGCCAGAGAAGTGATGAAGACACATGATATCATTTTCTCAAACCGGCCCCAAACCACAGCTGCCAAAATCTTAGTCTATGGATGCATAGACGTAGGGTTCTCACCCTATGGTGAGTACTGGAGACAAGCAAGGAAAATTTGTGTCCTCGAACTTTTGAGCAACAAATGTGTGCAATCGTTCCAGTATgtaaaggaagaagaagctgaagAGTTAATCAACAAGATACATGACACGTGTCTCAAAGGGGGTTCTGTTAATCTAAGCGAGATGTTCATTACAACCTCGAACAACATAGCCTCTAGATGTATACTTGGACGGaagtttgaagaagaaaatggtaagAGCAAGTTCGGAGAACTATCAGGGAGAGCAATGGTGTCATTTGTAGCATTCTGTTTTGGagattttttcccttcttttggATGGATTGATGTTCTTACGGGAGTAATTCCGAGCCTGAAAGCCCTTGCTAGAGAATTCGATGCTTTGTTTGATCAAGTGATTGAAGAACATAAGACAAAGAATAGTGATGATGACCAGCCTAATAAGCTTGATTTCGTTGAGATTCTCCTCCGACTTCAAAAGAATAGCATGCTCGACTTTGAGCTCACCAACGACAACCTCAAAGCAATTCTAATT GATATGATCCTGGGAGGAACTGACACAAGTTCAACAACTTTGGAATGGTTAATGGCGGAGCTTATAAAACATCCAAATATTATGAAGAAAGCACAAGAAGAGGTGAGAAGGGTGGTGGGAAAGAAATCAAAGATAGATGAGAATGACATCAACCAAATGGATTACTTGAAGCGTGTCCTCAAAGAAACTCTAAGAGTACATCCACCAGGTCCTCTCTTGCTACCTCGAGAAACATCAGCAAATGTGAAATTTGAAGGTTATGATATTCCACCAAAAACAAGAGTAATTGTCAATTCATGGGCAATCCAGAGGGACCCTACTGTGTGGGAGAGGCCAGAAGAGTTCCTCCCGGATAGATTTAAAGACAATCCCATTGATTTCAAAGGCCAAGACTTTGGATTCATCCCATTCGGAGCTGGGAGAAGGGGATGTCCAGGATTGGCATTTGGTGTTTCTTCAATTGAATATGTGATTGCCAACATCTTATATTGGTTTGACTGGAAGTTGCCTGGTGATAATGTACATGGGGAAGACTTGGACTTTAGCGAAGCTAATGGGCTCACTGTGACGAGGAAAATTCCTCTTCATCTGGTACCAACACTGCACTCACCTTGA